In a genomic window of Sulfurimonas denitrificans DSM 1251:
- the mnmG gene encoding tRNA uridine-5-carboxymethylaminomethyl(34) synthesis enzyme MnmG, which produces MNYDVIIIGGGHAGVEASLASARMGNKTLLISMLAENVGATSCNPAIGGLAKGHLVREIDALGGEMALITDEAGIQFRILNQTKGPAVRGSRAQIDMDRYRVIARNKILNTPNLELVQEMAESLIIEDGEVKGVKTNLLNEYSAKRVIVTSGTFLRGVIHVGEIKQIGGRYGEQSSDALSASLKSCGLEMGRLKTGTCARVDASTIDFSVMEEQGGDELPNPFSFRTNREEFRKTKKQIPCYITYTNQNTHDIIESNFYRAPMFTGQIEGRGPRYCPSIEDKINRFRDKERHHLFIEPQTLENTECYINGMSTSLPPDVQQLMINSVKGMENAKIVRYGYAIEYDFVDPRELKHTLETKKIKGLYLAGQINGTTGYEEAAAQGLMAGINASLSLQGKEPFILRRDEAYIGVLIDDLVTKGTKEPYRMFTSRAEYRLLLREESADTRLSHYGHTFGLIDDENYERVKAKEAQIQEGARILRETIFTPNKEFIAFLNSIGEEGVRDTISAEQIVARKSFDVSKMLKLIPEFEMYESYILDEILVEGKYARYVQKQSEEIQKMKKYLKVEIPQNFAFRSISGLSKEIVEKLESFNPPTLQAASQISGITPAAIEILHIYIKIDIKNRNK; this is translated from the coding sequence ATGAATTATGATGTAATTATTATCGGTGGCGGTCATGCGGGGGTTGAGGCTTCTTTGGCATCTGCTAGAATGGGAAATAAAACTCTGCTTATCTCAATGCTCGCTGAAAATGTTGGAGCTACAAGCTGTAACCCAGCAATCGGAGGTTTAGCAAAAGGTCATTTAGTACGAGAGATAGATGCTCTAGGCGGAGAGATGGCTTTAATAACAGATGAAGCAGGGATACAGTTTCGCATACTAAACCAGACAAAAGGTCCAGCAGTTCGTGGAAGTCGTGCCCAAATTGATATGGATAGATACCGAGTAATCGCTAGAAATAAGATTTTAAACACTCCAAACCTAGAGCTAGTTCAAGAGATGGCAGAATCACTTATTATCGAAGATGGTGAAGTAAAAGGTGTTAAAACAAATCTTTTAAATGAGTACAGCGCCAAGAGAGTGATAGTTACAAGTGGTACATTTTTAAGAGGCGTTATACATGTAGGCGAGATAAAACAAATTGGCGGGCGATATGGTGAACAGAGCAGCGATGCTCTAAGCGCCTCACTAAAATCTTGTGGTTTAGAGATGGGAAGATTAAAAACAGGTACATGTGCTAGAGTTGATGCTTCAACTATAGACTTTTCTGTAATGGAAGAGCAAGGCGGTGATGAGCTTCCAAATCCATTTAGTTTTAGAACAAATCGTGAAGAGTTTAGAAAAACCAAAAAGCAGATTCCTTGCTACATCACCTATACAAATCAAAATACACATGACATTATAGAGAGCAACTTCTACAGAGCACCAATGTTTACAGGTCAAATTGAGGGACGTGGACCACGCTACTGCCCAAGCATAGAAGATAAAATAAACCGCTTTAGAGACAAAGAGAGACATCATCTCTTTATAGAACCTCAAACTCTTGAAAATACAGAATGCTACATAAATGGTATGAGCACTTCACTTCCACCAGATGTTCAACAGCTGATGATTAACTCTGTAAAAGGGATGGAAAATGCAAAAATAGTCCGTTATGGGTACGCCATAGAGTACGATTTTGTAGATCCAAGAGAGTTGAAACACACGCTAGAGACAAAAAAGATAAAAGGTCTTTATCTAGCAGGGCAGATTAACGGTACAACAGGTTATGAGGAAGCTGCTGCGCAAGGTTTAATGGCTGGCATAAATGCTTCACTTAGCCTCCAAGGCAAAGAGCCTTTTATTTTACGCCGTGATGAGGCTTATATAGGCGTTTTGATAGATGATTTAGTAACAAAAGGGACAAAAGAGCCATATAGAATGTTTACATCCCGTGCAGAGTACAGACTTCTTCTGCGTGAAGAGTCAGCAGATACAAGGCTTAGTCATTATGGACATACATTTGGGCTCATAGATGATGAGAATTATGAGAGAGTAAAAGCAAAAGAGGCACAGATTCAAGAGGGTGCGAGGATTTTAAGAGAGACAATTTTTACACCAAATAAGGAGTTTATAGCATTTTTGAACTCTATTGGCGAAGAGGGTGTAAGAGATACTATCTCGGCTGAACAGATAGTGGCAAGAAAAAGTTTTGATGTGTCAAAAATGTTAAAGCTAATTCCAGAGTTTGAGATGTATGAGTCATATATACTAGATGAAATTTTAGTAGAGGGGAAATATGCCCGCTATGTCCAAAAACAGAGCGAAGAGATACAGAAGATGAAAAAGTATCTAAAAGTAGAAATTCCTCAAAATTTTGCCTTTAGAAGCATTAGCGGATTAAGCAAAGAGATAGTAGAAAAGTTGGAATCTTTCAACCCGCCAACACTACAAGCAGCTTCACAAATCAGCGGAATAACCCCAGCTGCTATAGAGATTTTACATATATATATAAAAATAGATATAAAAAACAGAAATAAATAA
- the ribE gene encoding riboflavin synthase: MFTGLIREIANVKSLRGSKLSIRAKHKASIGDSIAINGACLTVIEISSDGFSVELSPESQSVLAMENYKNEVHIEPAMMMGDRFEGHIVQGHIDAIGEIKEIKNSGNSYDVYIKIDKKFIAYIIPKGSITVDGISLTVNEVFDDSFRLTIIPHTMKETLFKNYKRGSKVNIETDMFARYVAHIISHKKNSLSWDEVDAISASY, encoded by the coding sequence ATGTTCACAGGACTCATAAGAGAGATAGCAAATGTTAAGAGTTTGCGTGGAAGTAAACTGAGTATCAGAGCAAAACACAAAGCTTCTATTGGCGACTCTATTGCAATAAATGGTGCTTGTTTGACGGTTATTGAGATTTCAAGTGATGGCTTTAGCGTTGAGCTATCACCTGAGAGTCAAAGTGTTTTGGCGATGGAGAACTACAAAAATGAAGTTCACATTGAACCAGCCATGATGATGGGCGATAGATTTGAAGGTCATATTGTTCAAGGGCATATTGACGCTATTGGCGAGATAAAAGAGATAAAAAACAGTGGCAACTCTTATGACGTTTATATAAAAATTGATAAAAAATTCATAGCATATATCATCCCTAAAGGCTCAATCACAGTTGATGGAATCAGCCTTACAGTAAATGAGGTTTTTGATGATAGCTTCCGTCTAACTATCATTCCCCACACCATGAAAGAGACACTTTTTAAAAACTATAAAAGAGGCTCAAAGGTAAATATAGAGACAGATATGTTTGCCCGTTACGTTGCGCACATAATCTCTCACAAAAAAAACTCCCTCTCATGGGATGAAGTTGATGCCATATCAGCTTCTTATTGA
- a CDS encoding HD-GYP domain-containing protein: protein MNTITVLAVDDEPFNLDLIELAFMDTENMNLIKAINGQDALDKLQHINANVILLDLRMPVMDGFAMLEKIKKDPIYSKIPVIIVTANSEEKNRALALGANDFLAKPVDTVELKLRTLNYTKLHKSQVALEELNKNLDKLVIQRTAQLHVALKLAQETEYEVSLRLGMASEYRDLETGMHIKRISHYSALLGKLSGMDEEQERLLLYSSPLHDIGKIGIPDAILLKHGKLDDKEFKLMKEHTTIGGLMLKDGERYPIIKAGQIIAQQHHEKYDGSGYPLGLKGEEIHIYARIVSIVDVFDALSSKRIYKDAFPLEKTIEIMKDGARTHFDPILLNLFIDNLDKFLEIRDSFTDVDETPHLINLIEEYR, encoded by the coding sequence ATGAATACTATTACTGTTCTTGCTGTTGATGATGAGCCATTTAACTTAGATTTAATAGAATTAGCGTTTATGGATACAGAAAATATGAACCTAATCAAGGCTATAAACGGGCAAGATGCTTTAGACAAACTTCAACATATAAATGCAAATGTTATACTCCTTGACCTTAGAATGCCTGTGATGGATGGCTTTGCAATGCTAGAAAAAATAAAAAAAGACCCCATCTACTCAAAAATTCCAGTAATTATTGTGACTGCAAATTCTGAAGAGAAAAACAGAGCCTTAGCGCTTGGCGCAAATGATTTTTTAGCAAAACCAGTCGATACAGTAGAGTTAAAACTGCGTACATTAAACTATACAAAACTACATAAAAGCCAAGTAGCACTTGAAGAGCTAAACAAAAACCTAGATAAATTAGTTATTCAGAGAACAGCCCAACTGCATGTAGCACTCAAACTTGCTCAAGAGACGGAGTATGAAGTATCTCTAAGGCTTGGTATGGCTAGTGAGTATAGAGATTTAGAAACAGGTATGCACATCAAGCGAATCAGCCACTACTCTGCACTGTTAGGAAAACTCTCTGGCATGGACGAGGAGCAGGAGAGACTACTTCTATACTCTTCTCCACTGCATGATATTGGTAAAATAGGGATTCCTGATGCAATTTTACTAAAGCATGGAAAGCTCGATGACAAAGAGTTTAAGCTAATGAAAGAGCATACTACTATCGGCGGATTAATGCTTAAAGATGGAGAGAGATACCCTATTATAAAAGCTGGGCAAATTATTGCACAACAGCATCATGAAAAATATGATGGTTCTGGTTATCCATTAGGTCTTAAGGGTGAGGAGATACATATATACGCAAGAATAGTATCAATTGTTGATGTATTTGATGCTTTATCATCAAAAAGAATTTATAAAGATGCTTTCCCACTAGAGAAGACCATAGAGATTATGAAAGATGGAGCTCGAACCCATTTTGACCCAATATTGCTAAATCTTTTTATTGATAACTTAGATAAATTTTTAGAGATAAGAGATAGTTTTACAGATGTCGATGAAACACCACATTTAATCAACCTAATAGAGGAGTATAGATGA
- a CDS encoding nitrate- and nitrite sensing domain-containing protein, whose translation MNFLNIRYKLLFLSIIPTLLTLLLFFMILSQSLSEKNNFELTKGYILESIAISKIVHAMQTERGLSSGFLAKNELDKQDTNLLLARDALNKALDNAKYIYKKKQLKDKTILNLLNEIDVTRKNMDLKTKSIAYIKDYYSQKIELLLSYVATIPTFMNDKESRNFVQALVYLSSAKESLGIIRATLNKVFIENKILIDDYSTIKGSLKNYNHNIDAFKSTITEDFLKEFEEIFKGKNIDNTFAIIDDSLANSKNNIDFATNPDYWFEQASQTINLLNSVENALFHEIGNIIDEKLNSIFYKLALIVILSTIGIIALISITFSFVKNILTSTNKLNEEFSNSKSLLEQYKSSVDRSFIVSKTDKKGVITYANDEFCKISGYSRDELIGKSHNIIRHPDTEMAIFKELWHTIRDKKEPWFGEIKNLKKDKSSYWTKAVINPILDSNQNIIEYIGIRTDITELENAMIAALSAEKAKSTFLATMSHELRTPLNAVIGFSQILMAKDDMPKEKIRTFVEKINISGKHLLNLVNNILDFSKIESGRMNLNKREILLENFINETILLVENEALKKDIEIIKKGFFEISLSADEQLLKQVILNILSNAIKFSNQNSAINISYKNDEENHIISICDEGVGLSQEQLEKLFKPFSQVQEHQNTALKGTGLGLVISQKIVELHNGNIEVKTQSGKGSCFYISIPIIKA comes from the coding sequence ATGAATTTTTTAAACATCAGATACAAACTTCTATTTTTATCTATCATCCCCACGCTCTTAACTCTGTTGCTATTTTTTATGATTCTATCACAGAGTCTAAGTGAAAAAAATAATTTTGAACTTACAAAAGGATATATCCTAGAATCAATAGCAATTTCAAAAATTGTTCATGCTATGCAGACAGAAAGAGGACTAAGCAGTGGTTTTTTAGCAAAAAATGAACTAGATAAACAAGATACAAACCTCCTCTTAGCGAGAGATGCTCTAAACAAAGCACTAGATAATGCTAAATATATCTACAAGAAGAAGCAACTAAAAGATAAAACTATATTAAATCTACTAAACGAGATAGATGTCACAAGAAAAAATATGGATTTGAAAACTAAGTCCATAGCTTATATAAAAGATTATTACTCTCAAAAAATAGAGCTGCTTTTAAGTTATGTTGCTACTATACCAACCTTTATGAACGATAAAGAAAGCAGAAATTTTGTACAAGCATTAGTTTATTTATCTAGTGCAAAAGAGTCTCTTGGGATTATCCGAGCTACTCTAAATAAAGTTTTTATAGAAAATAAGATTTTGATTGATGATTATTCAACTATTAAAGGCTCTTTAAAAAACTACAATCACAATATTGATGCGTTTAAGAGCACTATTACCGAGGACTTTTTAAAAGAGTTTGAAGAAATTTTTAAAGGCAAGAACATAGATAATACATTTGCGATAATTGATGATAGTCTTGCAAATTCAAAAAACAATATAGATTTTGCAACAAATCCTGACTATTGGTTTGAACAAGCTTCTCAGACTATAAATCTTTTAAATAGTGTTGAAAATGCTCTATTTCATGAAATAGGGAATATTATAGATGAAAAATTAAACTCTATTTTTTATAAATTAGCTCTAATTGTTATACTCTCAACTATTGGGATTATTGCGCTCATAAGCATAACTTTTAGTTTTGTAAAAAATATTTTAACTTCTACAAACAAATTAAATGAGGAGTTCTCAAACTCAAAATCTCTGCTTGAGCAATACAAATCAAGTGTAGATAGAAGTTTCATAGTCTCAAAAACAGACAAAAAAGGGGTAATCACCTACGCAAACGATGAGTTTTGCAAAATTTCTGGATACTCAAGAGATGAGCTAATTGGAAAATCTCACAATATAATAAGACATCCTGATACAGAAATGGCGATTTTTAAAGAGTTGTGGCACACCATAAGAGATAAAAAAGAGCCATGGTTTGGTGAAATCAAAAATCTAAAAAAAGATAAATCATCATATTGGACAAAAGCAGTCATAAATCCAATACTCGACTCAAATCAAAATATAATTGAGTATATTGGGATAAGAACAGATATAACCGAACTTGAAAATGCAATGATAGCAGCCCTTAGTGCAGAAAAAGCAAAGAGTACTTTCTTGGCCACAATGAGCCATGAACTTAGAACTCCATTAAATGCTGTTATCGGTTTCTCTCAAATTTTAATGGCTAAAGATGATATGCCTAAAGAGAAGATAAGAACTTTTGTAGAAAAAATCAATATCTCAGGCAAACATCTGCTCAATCTAGTAAACAATATCCTAGACTTCTCAAAGATAGAATCAGGCAGAATGAATCTTAACAAAAGAGAGATTTTGTTGGAAAATTTTATTAATGAGACTATTTTGCTAGTAGAAAATGAAGCTCTAAAAAAAGATATTGAAATCATAAAAAAAGGCTTTTTTGAGATTAGTTTGAGTGCTGATGAGCAACTTCTAAAGCAGGTTATTTTAAATATTTTATCAAATGCCATCAAATTTTCAAATCAAAATTCTGCCATTAATATCTCATATAAAAATGATGAAGAGAACCATATCATCTCAATTTGCGATGAAGGAGTAGGATTATCACAAGAGCAGCTTGAAAAATTATTTAAGCCTTTCTCTCAGGTACAAGAGCATCAAAACACTGCCCTTAAAGGCACTGGACTAGGACTTGTTATATCTCAAAAAATAGTAGAGCTTCATAATGGAAACATAGAAGTCAAGACTCAATCAGGAAAAGGTAGCTGTTTTTACATAAGCATACCAATCATAAAGGCATAA
- a CDS encoding HDOD domain-containing protein yields the protein MSKIAIPDSFPNLPSSIKKIQKMFSSNEINIHSLITALKEEPLLCANILKLVNSPYYGLKSSVASIESAVTLLGVTVLRGIIMATILKKSFPLDLSVYNISAQEFDKICILRTRFLKVWLKDEDFDIQTLSSVAFLMESGKIITSYEIIKNQLSSAFIELSQKNSILEAEKELFDANSYEIASLLFEQWEFEESFIKLISNIPNPSTREQKILHVLSVAISVEGVLEEKNIGLAIELINEYGFDKEKFMKALEALREESL from the coding sequence GTGAGCAAAATAGCTATTCCAGACTCATTTCCAAATTTACCGTCTTCTATAAAGAAGATACAAAAAATGTTCTCTTCAAATGAGATAAATATCCATTCGCTCATTACCGCACTCAAAGAGGAGCCACTTTTATGTGCAAATATTTTAAAGTTGGTAAACTCTCCATATTATGGCTTAAAGAGTAGTGTTGCTTCCATTGAGAGTGCTGTTACTCTGCTTGGAGTAACTGTTCTAAGAGGCATAATTATGGCTACTATTTTAAAAAAATCATTCCCGCTGGATTTGTCTGTTTATAACATCTCCGCTCAAGAGTTTGACAAAATATGTATCTTGCGCACAAGGTTTTTAAAGGTGTGGCTAAAGGATGAAGATTTTGACATTCAAACGCTATCATCAGTAGCTTTTTTAATGGAGAGCGGAAAAATAATAACTTCTTATGAGATAATAAAAAATCAGCTTAGCTCTGCTTTTATAGAACTATCACAAAAAAACTCGATTTTGGAAGCAGAAAAAGAGCTATTTGATGCCAACAGCTATGAAATAGCCTCTTTACTGTTTGAGCAGTGGGAGTTTGAAGAGAGTTTTATAAAACTAATCTCAAATATACCAAACCCCTCAACAAGGGAGCAAAAAATTCTACATGTACTCTCTGTTGCTATAAGTGTTGAGGGTGTTTTAGAAGAGAAAAATATTGGGTTAGCAATAGAGCTAATAAATGAGTATGGGTTTGATAAAGAGAAGTTTATGAAAGCTCTTGAGGCGTTAAGAGAAGAGTCGCTTTAG
- a CDS encoding response regulator → MKFLLVEDEEFNLIVLEEMIKISYPDAKIVLTNNGQEAYEMLQTNSFDLILSDINMPIMDGYALIKKIKNELLLTTPTVAVTAFAIQGDKEKLLMSGFDYYISKPIDMAELHKVLKVSLLD, encoded by the coding sequence ATGAAATTTTTACTAGTTGAAGATGAAGAGTTTAACCTCATCGTACTTGAAGAGATGATAAAGATATCATATCCAGATGCAAAAATCGTACTTACCAACAATGGTCAAGAAGCCTATGAAATGCTACAAACAAACTCTTTTGATTTAATCTTAAGTGATATAAATATGCCGATTATGGATGGATATGCTCTTATAAAGAAGATAAAAAATGAACTTCTACTCACTACTCCCACAGTAGCTGTAACTGCTTTTGCTATTCAAGGCGATAAAGAAAAGCTCTTGATGTCAGGATTTGATTATTACATATCAAAACCAATTGATATGGCGGAATTGCATAAAGTCCTAAAAGTTTCTCTCTTAGATTAA
- a CDS encoding tetratricopeptide repeat protein, which yields MIKKAHDAYNNKDFESAFKLYTQLSNEGNADAMASLGYMYQNAQGCDIDEKKALSLYERAAELKQPYALYNLGILYMNGLGGVEHDQFKAHDFFMEAATREVVPAMYETALMLERGLGCLQNFSEAAFWYEEGAKRGHLESFNNLGVLYKEGHGVHKDEARCFICFKRAADGGLAEGLYNLGLLYDQGFGCAQDHDMALDLCRKAAYKGHTKAQEIIKGLQEEGKIVF from the coding sequence ATGATAAAAAAAGCTCACGACGCATATAACAACAAAGATTTTGAGAGTGCATTTAAACTCTACACACAACTATCAAACGAGGGAAATGCTGATGCTATGGCATCTCTGGGTTACATGTACCAAAACGCTCAAGGTTGTGATATAGATGAAAAAAAAGCTCTCTCTCTTTACGAGAGAGCCGCTGAACTTAAACAGCCTTATGCTCTTTATAATTTAGGGATTTTATATATGAACGGTCTTGGCGGAGTAGAGCATGACCAGTTTAAGGCACATGACTTTTTTATGGAAGCTGCAACTAGAGAGGTTGTTCCAGCAATGTATGAGACAGCTCTTATGTTGGAGCGTGGGCTTGGATGTTTACAAAACTTCTCAGAGGCTGCCTTTTGGTATGAGGAGGGAGCAAAAAGAGGACATCTGGAATCTTTTAACAACCTTGGTGTTTTATACAAAGAGGGACATGGTGTTCATAAAGATGAGGCAAGATGCTTTATCTGTTTTAAGAGAGCCGCAGATGGCGGTCTTGCAGAGGGACTTTACAATCTTGGACTGCTTTATGATCAAGGATTTGGATGTGCACAAGATCATGACATGGCACTAGACTTATGTAGAAAAGCCGCTTACAAGGGTCATACAAAGGCGCAAGAGATTATAAAAGGTCTTCAAGAAGAGGGCAAAATAGTATTTTAA
- a CDS encoding ATP-binding protein: MGNSLELIIKNFNITEQVLSDRKNIGLYIESLSSLIVDKFYDYLLSNADFAKLIDPKDIPMLKRVRAQFIVSLFNDDFDDLLFNKIKQVYKDSPVRPNTYLIASSFEIIMQSIIDIASVNHQLQRGLKTIYKFLHIAEFIMQKEFLDDSAQKTTTSKNSLINALESLYEMLSIHKSKHELLLECYEKNIIDTSNIIELPSNDVLLCRFHETTSAIKNLVLDMDYFGVDISIIDELHRKYHQNVSDLYSAIDKNLPKNEQQAYLNNTAQTSQELFEQINKPFEKVSSLTFLVVNGGMRFIQQYGYILNETKFIPFDKAQEMCDFIKNILKESLQESLLWAIDSYSVTTKEDERSSDISERIVFNNATIFITLNIKKIPYSSFIFDILHIFLEILKITLINREKEHKLTIFADKAESANRSKDMFLANMSHELRTPLNAIIGFSQILQTREEIPQNMRSYIEKISIAGNNLLNLVNTILDFAKLEAGKISYHPRMTLLSDIAKEISIIISPLAEAKNITLTMPADISLALFIDAQLMKQSLINILSNAIKFTPNDGEVIFSITFDKQRNQYVLSICDNGVGMDKESISQLFTPFTQIDNHLQTASKGTGLGLVITKKIVEDLHGGKIWVESSVGEGSCFYIAVPIQTELTKIEIFASKNSDNEKLLIVEDSEEYVKILVEKLLPYYNITVTNSINKAKELLEKNEYDKMILDFFLIDGICSEVLFFMENKEIQTPVYVISAEDDFKIVEHLRESSNIMGVFNKRDTVLICDTIKGES; this comes from the coding sequence ATGGGCAACTCTTTAGAATTAATCATAAAAAATTTCAACATAACAGAACAGGTGCTATCAGATAGAAAAAATATCGGTCTTTATATAGAGTCTCTATCCTCTTTGATTGTGGATAAATTTTATGACTATCTTTTATCAAATGCAGATTTCGCGAAACTTATTGACCCTAAAGATATTCCAATGTTAAAAAGAGTAAGGGCGCAGTTTATTGTTTCGCTGTTTAATGATGATTTTGATGATCTTCTTTTTAATAAGATTAAACAGGTTTATAAGGACTCTCCAGTTAGACCCAACACATACCTAATAGCTTCATCTTTTGAGATTATTATGCAGTCTATTATAGATATAGCCTCTGTCAATCATCAACTTCAAAGAGGTTTAAAAACTATATATAAATTTTTACATATTGCTGAATTTATCATGCAAAAAGAGTTTCTAGATGATAGCGCTCAAAAAACAACTACTTCAAAAAACAGCCTTATAAATGCGCTTGAGTCTCTTTATGAAATGTTATCTATCCATAAAAGCAAACACGAACTTCTACTTGAGTGCTATGAAAAAAATATCATAGATACAAGCAACATCATAGAGCTTCCATCAAATGATGTTCTCTTGTGCAGATTTCATGAGACTACTTCTGCTATAAAGAATTTGGTTTTAGATATGGATTACTTTGGTGTAGATATCTCCATAATTGATGAATTGCATCGCAAATACCACCAAAATGTAAGTGATTTGTATAGCGCAATAGATAAAAATTTGCCAAAAAATGAGCAACAAGCTTATCTAAACAATACAGCCCAAACATCTCAAGAACTTTTTGAGCAGATAAATAAGCCCTTTGAAAAAGTATCATCACTTACCTTTTTAGTCGTCAATGGCGGTATGCGCTTTATACAGCAGTATGGCTATATTTTAAATGAAACAAAATTTATCCCTTTTGATAAAGCCCAAGAGATGTGCGATTTCATCAAAAACATACTAAAAGAGTCTTTGCAAGAGTCGCTTTTATGGGCAATTGACTCATATAGTGTAACTACTAAAGAAGATGAAAGAAGCAGTGATATTTCTGAGAGAATAGTCTTTAATAATGCGACAATCTTTATAACTCTAAATATTAAAAAAATCCCATATAGCTCATTTATCTTTGATATTTTACATATTTTTTTAGAGATTTTAAAAATTACACTCATCAACCGAGAAAAAGAGCATAAGCTAACAATTTTTGCAGATAAAGCGGAGTCAGCCAATCGCTCTAAAGATATGTTTTTGGCAAATATGTCACATGAGTTAAGAACTCCGCTAAATGCGATAATAGGCTTTTCACAAATTTTGCAAACAAGAGAAGAGATACCGCAAAATATGCGCTCTTACATAGAAAAAATATCCATAGCTGGAAATAATTTGCTAAACCTTGTAAATACTATTTTAGATTTTGCAAAACTTGAAGCTGGAAAAATATCTTATCATCCAAGGATGACGCTTCTCTCAGATATAGCAAAAGAGATTTCAATCATTATTTCGCCTCTTGCTGAAGCCAAAAATATCACTTTAACAATGCCAGCAGATATATCGTTGGCTCTTTTTATAGACGCACAACTTATGAAGCAATCCCTCATAAACATACTCTCAAATGCAATCAAATTTACTCCAAATGACGGAGAGGTTATATTTTCTATTACGTTTGACAAACAAAGAAATCAGTATGTTTTATCAATCTGCGATAACGGTGTAGGTATGGATAAAGAGTCCATTTCTCAGCTTTTTACACCATTTACGCAGATAGACAATCACCTTCAAACCGCTTCAAAGGGCACAGGATTAGGGCTTGTGATAACCAAAAAAATAGTAGAAGATTTGCATGGCGGTAAAATCTGGGTAGAGAGTAGTGTTGGCGAGGGAAGCTGTTTTTATATCGCTGTTCCTATACAAACTGAATTAACAAAAATAGAAATTTTTGCTTCAAAAAACAGCGATAACGAAAAGCTCCTTATCGTTGAAGATAGTGAGGAGTATGTAAAAATTTTAGTAGAGAAACTTCTCCCGTACTACAACATTACAGTTACTAACTCCATAAACAAAGCAAAAGAGCTTTTAGAAAAAAATGAGTATGACAAGATGATACTCGACTTTTTTCTAATAGATGGCATCTGTTCAGAGGTTCTATTTTTTATGGAAAACAAAGAGATACAAACGCCAGTTTATGTAATTTCAGCAGAAGATGATTTTAAAATAGTAGAGCATCTTAGAGAGTCTAGCAATATCATGGGTGTCTTTAACAAAAGAGATACTGTTCTTATCTGCGACACGATTAAAGGGGAGAGTTAG